The window AGTAAGGGAGACCCCATTTATGAAATTTGGAGCCTAAGAAAGCCCTAGAAAGTATTATCATTTAGCCATTTAACAACATAAAACATAGGGGAGGTCATTCATTTTTTTAGTATTTTACAACAACATTAACCAGTAATTGCTATAAGATGAAAACTTCAATTCTTCTCTTTTTCTTTGCCATACTTCTGGCAGAATCCTGCGGAAGCGCCAAATCCGATGAGGAAGCCCTCTACGGCCCTACTTGGGAATTGGAATACATTTCCGGCCCACGAATCGCCTTCGATGGACTTTTTCCCAACAAAAAGCCACAGATTACCTTTAACAAAGAAACCGGCAAGGTTAGGGGTACCGATAGTTGCAACGGTTATACCGCCGATTTTGAAATTGCGGAAAGTACCATTGCCTTTGGTGATCCCGGACCCACCACCATGATGTTCTGCGGCGGCAGTGAACGCCAATTTTTACAGATGATGAAAAAAATAGACGGTTACTCCGTAGAGGAGGGAAAACTCAACCTTTTGGTCGGTGAGGTACCGATGATGCGATTCAAAAAAGTAAACCCATGAAACAGATACTCATTTTAAGTTGTGTTGCATTGCTGATTTTTGGCTGTGCCGAGAAAAAGAAAGAAACCACCTCAGAACCAGAAGCGAAAGAGGCGGTAGTGGACACCCTGCCATCCAAAGAAGAAAAAAGAACCATGGAACCCATTGCTATAAAAATTGACGGAAGCTATTTTAAGGCCACTGGAACCGAACCCTTTTGGGGACTCAAGTTATATGGAGACAAGGTGGAACTTCAGACTATGGAAGATACCATCACAACGCCCCCATCCGAAGCTATTAAGGCACAGGATGGAAACATCAAGATGTTTCGCATGCAAACCGAGGCCACACAGCTAGATGTAATCATATCCCAAAAGGAATGTACCAATGCCATGTCTGGCGAAGTGTTCCCTTACACCGTAACTGTATCTTACAAAAGCACGGGCGGAGATGAAACCAAAGTGTACGAAGGCTGCGGGGCCTATATTACTGATTACAGGCTTCACGACATTTGGGTATTGGAAAAAATGAACGGCAATGCGGTTTCCAAGGAAGAATTTGGCGGTAGGGACCTGCCCAATTTGGAAATCAATATCAACAACAATAGATTTTCTGGGTATTCGGGCTGCAACCGAATGACAGGTGGGATTTTTTATGAAGAGGATGTGCTGCGATTCACCCAAGTGGCCACTACACGGATGGCCTGCCCCAATATGGACAAGGAATCCACATTTTTGACCGCCTTGAACAGCAGCACACAATACAAGGTGGAAAATAATCGACTCTATCTTTCGAATGGTTCCGAGGAAAACATCTTGATATTCAAAAAATGGGATTGATTATGAGGAAAGTGTGCAGCCTTATTCTTTTTGTTATTTTGTCGTTTCATATGCAAACCAAAGCACAAGAAATGGAGCTGCCGTATAAAGAAATACCCGATTACCCCTCAACGTTTACCTCCGGAAATGTAGTTTCCAGAATGATAGATGGATTGGGGTTCCGCTATTACTGGGCCACGGAAGGGCTCACCGAAAATGATTTGACCTACCGGGCATCGGAAGATGGCCGTTCTCTTTTTGAAACCATGGAACACATTTACGTGATGTCCAATAATATTTTGTTGGCACCAGATGCCAAGCCTTATGAAAGACCGGTGAACCCTCAAAAATTTTCGTATGAGGAGCTTCGTTCACTTACCCTGAACAATTTAAAAACTGCCAGCGAGAAAGTTTTAGGCAAAACTTCTGAAGAAATGGAAGATTTTAAGGTCATATTTAAACAGGGAGGTCGAACCTCCGAGTTCCCCTTCTGGAATATGATCAATGGCATGCTTGCGGATTGTATTCACCATACAGGCCAAATTGTATTGATGCGACGGGCCAGTGGCAATCCCCAAAACCCAAATGTGAATGTGTTCTTGGGAAAAACAAGGGAGTAATTCCTAGTTATCCACCACTACCTTATAGGTCGGGTCTTCCAAAACATTGACTTCGATAATGTCGTCGGCATTGGCCAACAAACGCCTACAGTCGCGGCTCAAATGCTTTAAATGCACCTTTTTGCCCACTTTGCGATAACGCTCTGTAATTTTGTTCACGGCTTCAATGGCGGACATATCCACCAACCTACTTTCGGCAAAGTCAATGACCACTTCTTCGGGGTCGTTCAATACATCAAATTTTTCGGCAAATAAGGTGGTGCTGCCAAAGAACAACGGACCGTAGATTTCGT is drawn from Flagellimonas sp. MMG031 and contains these coding sequences:
- a CDS encoding META domain-containing protein — protein: MKTSILLFFFAILLAESCGSAKSDEEALYGPTWELEYISGPRIAFDGLFPNKKPQITFNKETGKVRGTDSCNGYTADFEIAESTIAFGDPGPTTMMFCGGSERQFLQMMKKIDGYSVEEGKLNLLVGEVPMMRFKKVNP
- a CDS encoding META domain-containing protein, coding for MKQILILSCVALLIFGCAEKKKETTSEPEAKEAVVDTLPSKEEKRTMEPIAIKIDGSYFKATGTEPFWGLKLYGDKVELQTMEDTITTPPSEAIKAQDGNIKMFRMQTEATQLDVIISQKECTNAMSGEVFPYTVTVSYKSTGGDETKVYEGCGAYITDYRLHDIWVLEKMNGNAVSKEEFGGRDLPNLEININNNRFSGYSGCNRMTGGIFYEEDVLRFTQVATTRMACPNMDKESTFLTALNSSTQYKVENNRLYLSNGSEENILIFKKWD